The following are from one region of the Roseobacter fucihabitans genome:
- a CDS encoding glycerate kinase, with product MTPRDLLVTLFDAGVKAVSGEDAVTNALTAKPCPTPDHIIAVGKAATAMARAAHALFPDAPILIVTKYGHSGGAPEAAEIIEAAHPVLDDNSLAGGARISAVVRDMHADSHLLMLVSGGASALAENPMAGLTLADMTSKAQALLASGADIHAMNAARKEMSAIKGGKLLAGFGGASVTTLAISDVEGDSLDVIGSGIGAAPKTPGFDFDPRIVASNAIARAAVVKTAMDQGLTLQVNAETLYDDINAIAPQIAETLKNGAPGLYVFGGEPTVILPPNPGQGGRNQALALLLARDMAGTADVRILVAGTDGTDGPTDAAGAIVDGALWEDSGHFALERADAGIWLDARAALLKTGPTGTNVMDLVIALKS from the coding sequence ATGACCCCAAGAGACCTGCTCGTGACCCTGTTTGACGCTGGTGTGAAAGCCGTCAGCGGAGAGGATGCTGTCACAAACGCGCTGACCGCCAAGCCCTGTCCGACGCCGGATCACATCATTGCCGTGGGCAAAGCCGCAACGGCGATGGCGCGCGCGGCCCATGCGCTTTTCCCCGATGCGCCCATCCTGATCGTCACCAAATACGGCCATAGCGGCGGCGCGCCCGAAGCGGCGGAAATCATTGAGGCGGCCCATCCGGTTCTGGATGACAACAGCCTGGCGGGCGGGGCCCGGATCAGCGCGGTCGTGCGCGACATGCATGCGGACAGCCATCTGTTGATGCTGGTCTCGGGCGGGGCCTCGGCGCTGGCCGAAAACCCCATGGCCGGACTGACCCTGGCGGATATGACATCCAAGGCGCAGGCGCTTTTGGCCTCCGGCGCTGATATCCACGCGATGAATGCTGCGCGCAAGGAGATGAGCGCGATCAAGGGTGGCAAATTGCTGGCCGGGTTTGGCGGCGCATCTGTGACCACGCTGGCGATATCGGACGTGGAAGGCGACAGCCTCGACGTCATCGGCTCCGGCATCGGGGCGGCCCCCAAAACCCCCGGTTTCGATTTTGACCCCCGCATCGTCGCAAGCAACGCCATTGCGCGTGCGGCCGTCGTCAAAACGGCCATGGATCAAGGCCTTACCTTGCAGGTGAACGCAGAAACGCTCTATGACGACATCAACGCAATCGCGCCCCAGATCGCCGAAACCCTGAAAAACGGTGCGCCCGGACTTTATGTTTTTGGCGGGGAACCGACAGTCATTTTGCCACCAAATCCCGGCCAGGGCGGGCGCAATCAGGCGCTGGCTCTGTTGCTTGCGCGCGACATGGCAGGCACTGCGGATGTTCGGATTCTCGTGGCCGGGACCGATGGCACCGATGGGCCAACGGACGCCGCCGGGGCGATTGTGGATGGTGCGCTGTGGGAGGATTCGGGCCATTTCGCGCTGGAGCGGGCGGATGCAGGCATCTGGCTTGATGCGCGGGCTGCCCTGCTCAAGACCGGACCTACGGGCACCAATGTGATGGACCTTGTTATTGCGCTCAAATCCTGA
- the dtd gene encoding D-aminoacyl-tRNA deacylase has translation MRALIQRVAEASVTVDARIVGQIGPGLLILVCAMPGDDDALAKTLALKVSKLRIFHDAAGKMNLSLQQTGGSALVVSQFTLAADTSRGNRPGFSGAAPPDAANALYLRFAQALRDLDIPVETGRFGADMKVALINDGPVTIWLDTQAP, from the coding sequence ATGAGGGCCCTCATCCAGCGCGTGGCCGAGGCCAGTGTCACCGTTGATGCCCGGATCGTCGGGCAAATCGGCCCCGGACTTTTGATCCTGGTCTGCGCCATGCCCGGTGATGATGACGCCCTGGCCAAGACCCTGGCCCTCAAGGTTTCAAAGCTGCGTATTTTCCATGACGCGGCGGGCAAGATGAACCTCAGCCTGCAACAGACCGGCGGCAGCGCCCTTGTCGTCAGCCAGTTCACGCTGGCCGCTGATACATCGCGCGGCAACCGACCAGGGTTTTCGGGTGCTGCGCCACCCGATGCGGCGAACGCGCTGTACCTGCGTTTTGCCCAGGCCCTGCGCGATCTGGATATCCCGGTTGAAACCGGTCGCTTTGGGGCGGATATGAAGGTCGCTCTGATCAATGACGGGCCGGTCACAATCTGGCTTGATACCCAAGCGCCCTGA